The Streptomyces europaeiscabiei genome window below encodes:
- a CDS encoding cellulose binding domain-containing protein: protein MRRTRILTTVLALAAGLLAGSPPALAAEKADKSVSIAADTYTWKNARIDGGGFVPGIVFNRKERNLAYARTDIGGAYRWVEASKTWTPLLDSVGWDNWGHTGVVSLASDSVDPNKVYVAAGTYTNSWDPGNGAVLRSSDRGASWQKTNLPFKLGGNMPGRGMGERLAVDPNRNSVLYLGAPSGKGLWRSTDSGVTWSQVTNFPNVGNYVADPSDTSGYSSDNQGIVWVTFDETTGTSGNATKTLYVGVADKDNAVYRSTDAGATWSRVAGQPTGYLAHKGVLDATNGHLYLSYSDKGGPYDGGKGQLWRYATATGSWTNISPVAEADTYYGFSGLTVDRQDPGTVMATAYSSWWPDTQIFRSTDSGATWTKAWDYSSYPNRSNRFTMDVSSSPWLTWGANPSPPEQTPKLGWMTEALEIDPFDSGRMMYGTGATIYGTENLGNWDSGGQFTIRPMVQGLEETAVNDLASPPSGAPLLSALGDIGGFRHTDLTKVPSMMFTQPNFTTTTSLDYAESNPNTVVRVGNLDSGPHIAFSTDNGANWFAGTDPSGVSGGGTVAAASDGSRFVWSPAGTGVRYATGFGNSWSASSGIPADAIVESDRVDPKTFYGFKSGKFYFSTDGGATFTASNATGLPSGDSVRFKALPGAKGDVWLAGGATDGAYGLWHSTDGGATWTKLSGVEQADTIGFGKAATGASYQTLYTSAKIGGVRGIFRSTDKGATWTRINDDAHQWGWTGAAITGDPRVYGRVYVSTNGRGVVYGDSSDTGGGGGGTDPEPEPTGACAVTYKVTNEWSGGFQADVQLSNTGTSAWTGWSLGWTFPNGQSVSQIWNATHTQSGSAVTARNIGWNGTVAAGSSVSFGFTGSRSGANGRPTAFKLGDQSCTVT, encoded by the coding sequence GTGCGAAGAACCCGCATCCTCACCACCGTCCTGGCTCTCGCGGCCGGCCTTCTCGCCGGATCCCCACCCGCGCTGGCCGCCGAGAAGGCCGACAAGTCGGTGTCCATCGCCGCCGACACCTACACCTGGAAGAACGCCCGCATCGACGGCGGTGGCTTCGTGCCCGGCATCGTCTTCAACCGCAAGGAGCGGAACCTCGCGTACGCCCGTACGGACATCGGCGGGGCCTATCGCTGGGTGGAGGCGTCGAAGACGTGGACTCCGTTGCTCGACTCGGTCGGCTGGGACAACTGGGGGCACACGGGTGTCGTGAGCCTGGCCTCCGACTCGGTCGACCCGAACAAGGTGTACGTGGCGGCCGGTACGTACACCAACAGCTGGGACCCGGGGAACGGGGCGGTCCTTCGTTCGTCCGACCGGGGCGCGAGCTGGCAGAAGACCAACCTGCCGTTCAAGCTGGGCGGGAACATGCCGGGCCGGGGCATGGGCGAGCGCCTCGCCGTGGACCCGAACCGGAACAGCGTGCTGTATCTGGGCGCGCCGAGCGGTAAGGGGCTGTGGCGGTCGACGGACTCGGGGGTCACCTGGTCGCAGGTGACGAACTTCCCGAACGTCGGCAACTACGTGGCCGATCCGTCCGACACTAGCGGGTACTCCAGTGACAACCAGGGCATCGTCTGGGTCACCTTCGACGAGACCACCGGTACGTCCGGGAACGCCACGAAGACCCTCTACGTCGGGGTCGCCGACAAGGACAACGCCGTCTACCGCTCGACGGACGCGGGCGCGACCTGGTCGCGGGTGGCCGGGCAGCCGACCGGCTATCTGGCCCACAAGGGAGTCCTCGACGCGACGAACGGCCATCTGTACCTGTCGTACAGCGACAAGGGCGGGCCGTACGACGGCGGCAAGGGCCAGCTGTGGCGGTACGCGACCGCGACGGGCAGCTGGACGAACATCAGCCCGGTGGCGGAGGCCGACACGTACTACGGCTTCAGCGGGCTGACCGTCGACCGGCAGGATCCGGGCACGGTCATGGCGACGGCGTACAGCTCCTGGTGGCCGGACACACAGATCTTCCGCTCGACGGACAGCGGCGCGACCTGGACCAAGGCGTGGGACTATTCGTCCTATCCGAACCGCTCGAACCGCTTCACCATGGATGTCTCGTCCTCCCCCTGGCTGACCTGGGGCGCGAACCCGTCACCGCCGGAGCAGACCCCCAAACTCGGCTGGATGACCGAGGCGTTGGAGATCGACCCGTTCGACTCCGGCCGGATGATGTACGGGACGGGCGCGACGATCTACGGAACGGAGAACCTGGGGAACTGGGACAGCGGCGGCCAGTTCACGATCAGACCGATGGTGCAGGGCCTGGAGGAGACGGCCGTCAACGACCTGGCCTCGCCCCCGTCCGGCGCCCCGCTGCTCAGCGCGCTCGGTGACATCGGCGGCTTCCGGCACACGGATCTGACCAAGGTCCCGTCGATGATGTTCACACAGCCGAACTTCACGACGACGACCAGCCTGGACTACGCCGAGTCCAACCCGAACACGGTCGTCCGGGTCGGCAATCTGGACTCGGGCCCGCACATCGCCTTCTCCACGGACAACGGCGCCAACTGGTTCGCGGGCACCGACCCGTCGGGCGTGAGCGGCGGCGGTACGGTCGCGGCGGCCTCGGACGGCAGCCGGTTCGTGTGGAGCCCGGCGGGCACGGGCGTGCGGTACGCGACGGGCTTCGGCAACTCGTGGTCGGCGTCGAGCGGCATCCCGGCAGACGCGATCGTGGAGTCCGACCGGGTCGACCCGAAGACCTTCTACGGCTTCAAGTCCGGGAAGTTCTACTTCAGCACGGACGGCGGAGCCACCTTCACCGCGTCGAACGCGACCGGCCTCCCGAGCGGCGACAGCGTGCGCTTCAAGGCGCTGCCCGGTGCGAAGGGTGACGTGTGGCTGGCGGGCGGCGCGACCGACGGCGCCTACGGTCTGTGGCACTCGACGGACGGCGGCGCCACCTGGACCAAGCTCTCGGGCGTCGAGCAGGCCGACACGATCGGCTTCGGCAAGGCGGCGACGGGAGCCTCGTACCAGACCCTCTACACCAGCGCCAAAATCGGCGGCGTACGCGGCATCTTCCGTTCGACCGACAAGGGCGCGACCTGGACCCGGATCAACGACGACGCCCACCAGTGGGGCTGGACGGGGGCGGCGATCACGGGTGACCCGAGGGTGTACGGGCGGGTCTACGTGTCGACGAACGGGCGCGGGGTCGTCTACGGCGACTCCTCCGACACGGGCGGCGGGGGCGGCGGTACGGATCCGGAACCCGAGCCGACGGGAGCCTGCGCGGTGACGTACAAGGTCACCAACGAGTGGTCAGGAGGCTTCCAGGCGGACGTGCAGCTGTCCAACACGGGCACGAGCGCGTGGACCGGCTGGTCCCTCGGCTGGACCTTCCCGAACGGCCAGAGCGTCTCCCAGATCTGGAACGCCACCCACACCCAGTCCGGTTCGGCGGTCACGGCCAGGAACATCGGCTGGAACGGCACCGTGGCGGCCGGTTCGTCGGTGAGCTTCGGCTTCACCGGAAGCCGGTCGGGGGCGAACGGCAGACCGACCGCGTTCAAACTCGGTGACCAGTCCTGCACGGTGACCTGA
- a CDS encoding glycoside hydrolase family 48 protein gives MHPRRRRRASRRMWTAVVAALALPLTMLGTGSTPASAAAVACNVDYKTNDWGSGFTAELTITNRGTEAINGWTLTYAYAGNQTLTNGWSGTWSQSGKAVTAKNASWNGAIAVGAAVTTGAQFTYSGTNTAPTSFAINGTTCVGAHQPPITVLTSPAPGAVYSQGTAVPMAATAAAADNATVTKVEFYDDTTLLGTDTTSPYTYSATGLTVGSHSLVAKAYDSLGASASSTPVGITVASGPAVVVSPTQLGVRQGQSGTYDVKLSTQPSGNVTVTTARASGNTGLSVTGGASLTFTSSNWNTAQKVTIGANASGTGSAVFDSTATGHAKASVTVTQLAASSTYDERFLEMYGKITNPANGYFSPEGIPYHSVETLIVEAPDHGHETTSEAYSYLLWLQAMYGKVTGDWSKFNGAWDIMEKFMIPTHADQPTNSFYNASKPATYAPEHDTPNEYPAQLNNGVSVGSDPIAAELKSAYGTDDVYGMHWLQDVDNVYGYGNSPGKCEAGPADTGPSYINTFQRGPQESVWETVPQPTCDQFKYGGRNGYLDLFTGDASYSKQWKFTNAPDADARAVQAAYWADIWAKEQGKGADVSATIGKAAKMGDYLRYAMYDKYFKKIGNCVGPTSCPAGTGKDASHYLLNWYYAWGGATDTNAGWAWRIGSSHTHGGYQNPLAAHALANYAPLKPKSTTGQADWAKSLDRQIEFYRWLQSNEGGIAGGATNSWAGRYATPPAGTPTFYGMFYDEKPVYHDPPSNQWFGFQAWSMERVAEYYQQTGNAAAKTVLDKWVDWALSKTTINPDGTYRIPSTLQWSGAPDTWSASSPGANAGLHVTVADYTDDVGVAAAYAKTLTYYADRSGDADAARVAKALLDGMWDHHQDGLGIAVSETRSDYNRFDDRVYVPSGWTGTMPNGDTINSSSTFDSIRSFYEDDPAWSKIEAYLAGGAAPSFTYHRFWAQADIALAMGSYAELLE, from the coding sequence ATGCACCCCAGACGGAGACGCCGTGCCTCGCGGCGCATGTGGACGGCCGTGGTCGCGGCCCTCGCCCTCCCCTTGACGATGCTCGGCACCGGATCGACTCCCGCGAGTGCCGCGGCGGTCGCCTGCAACGTCGACTACAAGACCAATGACTGGGGCTCCGGTTTCACCGCCGAGCTGACGATCACCAACCGGGGCACGGAGGCCATCAACGGCTGGACCCTGACGTACGCCTACGCGGGCAACCAGACACTCACCAACGGCTGGAGCGGCACCTGGTCGCAGTCCGGCAAGGCGGTGACCGCGAAGAACGCGTCCTGGAACGGCGCGATCGCCGTCGGGGCCGCGGTGACCACCGGCGCCCAGTTCACGTACAGCGGCACGAACACCGCGCCGACCTCCTTCGCGATCAACGGCACCACGTGCGTGGGCGCGCACCAGCCGCCGATCACGGTGCTGACCAGCCCGGCGCCGGGCGCGGTGTACTCGCAGGGCACCGCGGTGCCGATGGCGGCCACCGCCGCCGCGGCGGACAACGCGACGGTCACGAAGGTCGAGTTCTACGACGACACCACCCTGCTGGGCACGGACACGACCTCGCCGTACACGTACTCGGCCACGGGATTGACCGTGGGCAGTCATTCGCTGGTGGCCAAGGCGTACGACAGCCTGGGCGCGTCGGCGAGCTCGACACCGGTCGGCATCACGGTCGCCTCGGGTCCCGCCGTGGTGGTCTCGCCGACCCAACTGGGCGTGCGCCAGGGCCAGTCGGGTACGTACGACGTGAAACTTTCGACACAGCCGTCCGGCAACGTGACGGTGACCACCGCGCGGGCGTCCGGCAACACCGGGCTCTCCGTGACGGGCGGCGCGTCGCTGACCTTCACCTCGTCGAACTGGAACACCGCGCAGAAGGTGACCATCGGCGCCAACGCGTCCGGCACCGGTTCGGCGGTCTTCGACTCGACGGCCACCGGCCATGCCAAGGCCTCGGTGACCGTGACCCAGCTGGCCGCGTCGAGCACGTACGACGAGCGCTTCCTGGAGATGTACGGCAAGATCACCAACCCGGCGAACGGCTACTTCTCCCCCGAGGGCATCCCGTACCACTCGGTGGAGACGCTGATCGTCGAGGCGCCGGACCACGGTCATGAGACCACGTCGGAGGCGTACAGCTACCTCCTGTGGCTGCAGGCCATGTACGGCAAGGTGACGGGTGACTGGTCCAAGTTCAACGGGGCCTGGGACATCATGGAGAAGTTCATGATCCCGACCCACGCCGACCAGCCGACCAACTCCTTCTACAACGCCTCCAAGCCGGCGACGTACGCCCCCGAGCACGACACCCCCAACGAGTATCCGGCGCAGCTCAACAACGGAGTCTCGGTCGGCTCGGACCCCATCGCCGCGGAGCTGAAGAGCGCGTACGGCACGGACGACGTCTACGGCATGCACTGGCTGCAGGACGTCGACAACGTCTACGGCTACGGCAACTCGCCCGGCAAGTGCGAGGCGGGCCCGGCCGACACCGGACCGTCGTACATCAACACCTTCCAGCGCGGGCCGCAGGAGTCCGTGTGGGAGACCGTCCCGCAGCCCACCTGCGACCAGTTCAAGTACGGCGGCAGGAACGGGTACCTGGACCTGTTCACCGGTGACGCGTCGTACTCGAAGCAGTGGAAGTTCACCAACGCGCCGGACGCCGACGCGCGTGCCGTGCAGGCCGCGTACTGGGCGGACATCTGGGCCAAGGAACAGGGCAAGGGCGCCGATGTCTCCGCGACCATCGGCAAGGCCGCGAAGATGGGCGACTATCTGCGCTACGCGATGTACGACAAGTACTTCAAGAAGATCGGGAACTGTGTGGGGCCGACCAGCTGCCCCGCGGGCACCGGCAAGGACGCCTCCCACTACCTTCTCAACTGGTACTACGCGTGGGGTGGCGCCACCGACACCAACGCCGGCTGGGCCTGGCGGATCGGCTCCAGCCACACGCACGGCGGCTACCAGAACCCGCTGGCCGCGCACGCCCTCGCCAACTACGCCCCGCTGAAGCCCAAGTCGACGACCGGGCAGGCGGACTGGGCCAAGTCCCTCGACCGGCAGATCGAGTTCTACCGCTGGCTGCAGTCCAACGAGGGCGGCATCGCGGGCGGCGCCACCAACAGCTGGGCGGGGCGGTACGCCACTCCCCCGGCCGGGACGCCGACCTTCTACGGCATGTTCTACGACGAGAAGCCGGTGTACCACGACCCGCCGTCCAACCAGTGGTTCGGCTTCCAGGCGTGGTCCATGGAGCGGGTCGCCGAGTACTACCAGCAGACGGGGAACGCCGCCGCGAAGACCGTCCTCGACAAGTGGGTCGACTGGGCGCTCTCCAAGACGACGATCAACCCGGACGGCACCTACCGGATTCCGTCCACGCTGCAGTGGTCCGGCGCACCCGACACCTGGAGCGCGTCAAGTCCCGGCGCGAACGCGGGACTTCATGTCACCGTCGCCGACTACACCGACGACGTGGGCGTGGCGGCCGCGTACGCCAAGACACTGACGTACTACGCCGACCGCTCCGGTGACGCCGACGCGGCCCGGGTCGCGAAGGCGCTGCTGGACGGCATGTGGGACCACCACCAGGACGGGCTCGGGATCGCCGTCTCGGAGACCCGGTCCGACTACAACCGGTTCGACGACCGGGTGTACGTGCCCAGTGGGTGGACCGGGACGATGCCGAACGGGGACACGATCAACTCGTCGTCCACCTTCGACTCGATCCGTTCGTTCTACGAGGACGATCCGGCCTGGTCGAAGATCGAGGCGTATCTCGCCGGTGGCGCCGCGCCCTCGTTCACGTATCACCGGTTCTGGGCTCAGGCGGACATCGCCTTGGCCATGGGTTCGTACGCGGAGCTCCTGGAGTAG
- a CDS encoding glycoside hydrolase family 6 protein, protein MSRTRTALLAALALVAGAAGPAMAAVPDDAGVQAIPCTVDYKVQNQWSTGFTTAVTITNNSAAKSSWAVKWSYAGNQQVTNGWNSRITQSGTSVTAANETYNGTLATGGSVSFGFQASYSGTNALPTTFTLDGVTCNVDDGGGGTDPGTPGTKVDNPYSGAKVYVNPEWSAKAAAEPGGSRISSQPTGVWLDRIAAIEGVGSGMGLRDHLDEALRQKGSGELAIQLVIYNLPGRDCAALASNGELGPTEIGRYRTEYIDPIAAILADSKYAGLRIVTTVEIDSLPNLVTNTGSRPTATPQCDVMKANGNYVKGVGYALNKLGDVGNVYNYVDAGHHGWIGWDDNFGASATTFKEAATAEGATVNDVHGFITNTANYSALKENNFSINGSVAGKSVRESKWVDWNRYVDELSFAQAFRNQLVSVGFNSNIGMLIDTSRNGWGGSARPTGPGATTSVDTYVDGGRYDRRFNTGNWCNQSGAGLGERPKASPEAGIDAYVWMKPPGESDGSSSAIPNNEGKGFDRMCDPTYTGNPRNNNNMSGALANAPISGHWFSAQFQQLMQNAYPAL, encoded by the coding sequence ATGAGCCGTACCAGAACAGCACTCCTGGCTGCGTTGGCGCTGGTCGCCGGCGCCGCCGGACCCGCCATGGCCGCCGTACCGGACGACGCCGGCGTCCAGGCGATCCCCTGCACGGTCGACTACAAGGTGCAGAACCAGTGGTCCACCGGCTTCACCACCGCCGTCACGATCACCAACAACAGTGCCGCGAAGTCGTCCTGGGCCGTGAAGTGGTCCTATGCGGGCAACCAGCAGGTCACCAACGGCTGGAACTCCCGGATCACGCAGAGCGGTACGTCGGTGACCGCCGCCAACGAGACGTACAACGGCACGCTGGCGACCGGCGGTTCGGTCAGCTTCGGCTTCCAGGCCTCCTACAGCGGCACCAACGCCCTGCCGACGACCTTCACGCTCGACGGCGTGACCTGCAACGTCGACGACGGCGGCGGTGGCACGGACCCGGGCACACCGGGCACGAAGGTGGACAACCCGTACTCCGGCGCCAAGGTGTACGTGAACCCGGAGTGGTCCGCGAAGGCCGCCGCCGAGCCGGGCGGCAGCCGGATCTCCAGCCAGCCGACGGGCGTCTGGCTGGACCGGATCGCCGCCATCGAGGGCGTGGGCAGCGGCATGGGCCTGCGCGACCACCTCGACGAGGCGCTGCGGCAGAAGGGTTCGGGCGAGCTGGCCATCCAGCTGGTGATCTACAACCTGCCCGGCCGTGACTGCGCGGCCCTCGCCTCCAACGGCGAGCTGGGCCCGACGGAGATCGGCCGCTACAGGACCGAGTACATCGACCCGATCGCGGCCATCCTCGCCGACTCGAAGTACGCCGGCCTGCGCATCGTCACGACCGTCGAGATCGACTCGCTGCCCAACCTCGTCACCAACACCGGCAGCCGCCCGACGGCCACCCCCCAGTGCGATGTGATGAAGGCCAACGGCAACTACGTCAAGGGCGTCGGCTACGCGCTCAACAAGCTCGGTGACGTGGGGAACGTCTACAACTACGTCGACGCCGGCCACCACGGCTGGATCGGCTGGGACGACAACTTCGGTGCCTCCGCCACCACGTTCAAGGAGGCGGCGACCGCCGAGGGCGCCACGGTCAACGACGTCCACGGCTTCATCACCAACACGGCGAACTACAGCGCCCTCAAGGAGAACAACTTCTCCATCAACGGCTCCGTGGCCGGCAAGTCGGTCCGCGAGTCGAAGTGGGTCGACTGGAACCGCTATGTCGACGAGCTGTCCTTCGCCCAGGCCTTCCGCAACCAGCTCGTCTCGGTCGGCTTCAACTCGAACATCGGCATGCTGATCGACACCTCCAGGAACGGCTGGGGCGGCAGCGCCCGGCCCACCGGTCCCGGCGCCACGACCAGCGTGGACACCTACGTCGACGGCGGCCGCTACGACCGTCGCTTCAACACGGGCAACTGGTGCAACCAGTCCGGAGCCGGCCTCGGCGAGCGTCCGAAGGCCTCCCCCGAAGCCGGGATCGACGCCTATGTGTGGATGAAGCCGCCGGGTGAGTCCGACGGGTCCAGCTCCGCCATCCCGAACAACGAGGGCAAGGGCTTCGACCGCATGTGCGACCCGACGTACACGGGCAACCCGCGCAACAACAACAACATGTCCGGTGCCCTGGCGAACGCGCCGATCTCCGGGCACTGGTTCTCCGCCCAGTTCCAGCAGCTGATGCAGAACGCGTACCCCGCGCTCTGA
- a CDS encoding dihydrofolate reductase family protein, protein MSLDGVVQAPGGPDEDTEGGFAHGGWTHPSFDPEVVGGAWDAALEKADALLYGRRTWKGMAGAWPDRAGDPPPQAGGPPADRMNSIRTYVVSATLTDSGPAWENTTRIPGEDAVARIRELRETSGGDLLVMGSPTLARTLLHEGLAEELVLIVMPVVLGGGKDDLPRRRRQHTLELVSTTTSGAGVNVCVYRVAEKD, encoded by the coding sequence ATGAGCCTGGACGGTGTCGTACAGGCGCCCGGCGGCCCCGACGAGGACACCGAGGGCGGGTTCGCCCATGGCGGCTGGACCCACCCGTCCTTCGACCCGGAGGTCGTCGGTGGCGCCTGGGACGCCGCGCTGGAGAAGGCCGACGCGCTGCTGTACGGACGCCGCACCTGGAAGGGCATGGCCGGGGCGTGGCCCGACCGTGCCGGCGATCCTCCCCCGCAAGCGGGGGGACCCCCAGCCGACCGGATGAACTCCATCCGCACGTACGTCGTGTCCGCCACCCTCACCGACTCCGGACCGGCCTGGGAGAACACCACGCGCATCCCCGGCGAGGACGCCGTCGCCCGCATCCGTGAGCTGCGCGAGACCAGCGGTGGCGACCTGCTCGTGATGGGCAGCCCCACCCTCGCCCGCACCCTCCTGCACGAGGGCCTCGCCGAGGAGCTCGTCCTGATCGTCATGCCGGTCGTCCTCGGCGGCGGAAAAGACGATCTTCCCCGGCGACGGCGCCAACACACCCTGGAGCTGGTCTCCACCACCACCAGCGGCGCGGGCGTGAACGTGTGCGTCTACCGAGTGGCGGAGAAGGACTGA
- a CDS encoding class I SAM-dependent methyltransferase translates to MGQHHHGQGRHEQGHDHGHRHGGHDHTDIDWAELAEHLEGQAELFAPLNRRAAAWVAARRPEPGLVVDVGSGPGVVSCLLAEEFPGARVVALDGSGPLLERARARAERLGLADRFDIVEAELPGGLDDLDYPVDLLWASRSLHHLGDQRAALAAFAERLAPGGMVALVEGGLPSRFLPRDIGIGRPGLQSRLDAAEDRWFSEMRAAVPGSVTETEDWPGLLTAVGLRDATSHTFLLDIPAPVPEAARAYAVAQFQRGRGMLADFLDASDLATVDRLLDPDDKASLYHRTDLFVLAAHTVHVARR, encoded by the coding sequence ATGGGACAGCACCACCACGGCCAGGGTCGGCACGAGCAGGGCCACGACCACGGCCACCGTCACGGCGGTCACGACCACACCGACATCGACTGGGCCGAGCTGGCCGAGCACCTGGAGGGACAGGCGGAGCTGTTCGCGCCGCTGAACCGACGGGCCGCCGCCTGGGTGGCCGCCCGCCGGCCCGAACCGGGTCTGGTCGTCGACGTCGGCAGCGGCCCGGGGGTCGTGAGCTGTCTGCTGGCCGAGGAGTTCCCCGGCGCCAGGGTCGTCGCCCTGGACGGCTCCGGGCCCCTGCTGGAGCGGGCCCGCGCCCGTGCCGAACGCCTGGGTCTCGCCGACCGGTTCGACATCGTGGAGGCCGAACTGCCGGGCGGTCTGGACGACCTGGACTACCCCGTCGACCTGCTGTGGGCCAGCCGTAGCCTGCATCACCTCGGCGACCAGCGCGCCGCCCTCGCCGCCTTCGCCGAACGCCTCGCCCCCGGCGGCATGGTGGCCCTCGTCGAGGGCGGGCTGCCCAGCCGGTTCCTGCCCCGTGACATCGGAATCGGCCGCCCCGGACTGCAGTCCAGGCTCGACGCGGCCGAGGACCGGTGGTTCTCCGAGATGCGGGCCGCGGTGCCCGGCAGCGTCACGGAGACCGAGGACTGGCCGGGGCTGCTCACCGCCGTCGGCCTGCGTGACGCCACGTCCCACACCTTCCTGCTGGACATCCCGGCCCCCGTCCCCGAAGCCGCCCGCGCGTACGCCGTGGCCCAGTTCCAGCGCGGCCGGGGAATGCTCGCGGACTTCCTCGACGCCTCCGACCTCGCGACCGTCGACCGGCTCCTCGACCCCGACGACAAGGCGAGCCTGTACCACCGCACGGACCTCTTCGTCCTCGCGGCCCACACGGTTCACGTGGCCCGGCGGTGA
- a CDS encoding SDR family oxidoreductase, translating into MSEAPVALITGGGTGIGAAVARQLLGHGHRVAVTGRGAERLRAFAAELGDPEGLLTIPGNAAEYADVQAAVDTTLKEFGRIDTVLANAGFATHDTVAEGDPAGWTEMVLTNVLGPALLIRAAIDALKETRGRIMLVGSVAGFIHGPGNIYGATKWAVTGLAENTRRQVTEWGVGVTLIAPGRVETPFWDNYGSLPPGHLLTADQIADSVVWAIRQPAGVDVNTVVVRPIGQPV; encoded by the coding sequence ATGTCCGAAGCTCCGGTCGCGCTCATCACCGGTGGCGGCACCGGTATCGGAGCCGCGGTAGCCCGGCAGTTGCTCGGCCACGGCCACCGGGTGGCCGTCACCGGGCGCGGGGCCGAGCGGTTGCGTGCGTTCGCCGCCGAACTGGGCGATCCGGAGGGGCTGTTGACCATTCCGGGCAACGCGGCCGAGTACGCGGACGTCCAGGCGGCGGTGGACACCACGCTGAAGGAGTTCGGGCGGATCGACACCGTCCTCGCCAACGCCGGGTTCGCCACCCATGACACCGTCGCCGAGGGGGACCCCGCCGGGTGGACGGAGATGGTGCTGACCAACGTGCTGGGCCCGGCCCTGCTCATCAGGGCCGCCATCGACGCCCTCAAGGAGACCCGGGGCCGGATCATGCTGGTCGGCAGCGTCGCCGGCTTCATCCACGGGCCCGGCAACATCTACGGGGCGACGAAGTGGGCCGTCACCGGGCTCGCCGAGAACACCCGGCGGCAGGTCACCGAGTGGGGTGTGGGGGTGACCCTGATCGCGCCCGGCCGCGTGGAGACCCCGTTCTGGGACAACTACGGAAGCCTTCCGCCCGGCCATCTCCTCACCGCCGACCAGATCGCCGACTCCGTGGTCTGGGCGATCCGCCAGCCGGCCGGGGTCGACGTCAACACCGTGGTCGTACGCCCGATCGGCCAGCCGGTCTGA
- a CDS encoding aldo/keto reductase, whose translation MSSKVPPIILNNGVEMPQLGFGVWQVPDDEAEQAVTTALEAGYRSIDTAAIYGNEKGTGKAIATAGVAREDLFVTTKLWNSDQGYDSTLRAFDESLDKLGLEYVDLYLIHWPLPARGTFVDTFKAFEKLYADGRAKAIGVSNFLPEHLDTLIEATNVIPAVNQIELHPHLQQLAAREYHAEQGIATEAWSPLGQGKGLLEVPAVIAIAQKHGRTPAQVVLRWHLQLGNVVIPKSVTPSRIKENIEVFDFSLDTEDIAAISALNEDRRIGPDPATFNQA comes from the coding sequence GTGAGCAGCAAGGTCCCCCCGATCATCCTGAACAACGGCGTCGAGATGCCCCAGCTGGGCTTCGGCGTGTGGCAGGTGCCGGACGACGAGGCCGAGCAGGCGGTCACCACCGCGCTGGAGGCCGGCTACCGCAGCATCGACACGGCCGCGATCTACGGCAACGAAAAGGGCACCGGCAAGGCCATCGCCACGGCCGGCGTGGCCCGCGAGGACCTCTTCGTCACCACCAAGCTCTGGAACAGCGACCAGGGCTACGACTCCACCCTCCGCGCCTTCGACGAGTCCCTGGACAAGCTCGGCCTGGAGTACGTGGACCTGTATCTGATCCACTGGCCGCTGCCGGCCCGCGGCACGTTCGTCGACACGTTCAAGGCGTTCGAGAAGCTCTACGCGGACGGCCGCGCGAAGGCCATCGGTGTCTCCAACTTCCTTCCGGAGCACCTGGACACGCTGATCGAGGCCACGAACGTCATTCCGGCGGTCAACCAGATCGAGCTGCACCCGCACCTCCAGCAGCTCGCGGCCCGCGAGTACCACGCGGAGCAGGGCATCGCCACCGAGGCCTGGTCGCCGCTCGGCCAGGGCAAGGGGCTCCTGGAGGTCCCGGCGGTCATCGCGATCGCGCAGAAGCACGGCCGCACCCCGGCCCAGGTGGTCCTGCGCTGGCACCTCCAGTTGGGCAACGTGGTCATCCCCAAGTCCGTGACCCCGTCCCGCATCAAGGAGAACATCGAGGTCTTCGACTTCTCCCTGGACACCGAGGACATCGCCGCGATCAGCGCGCTGAACGAGGACCGTCGCATCGGTCCGGACCCGGCGACGTTCAACCAGGCCTGA